From a single Molothrus ater isolate BHLD 08-10-18 breed brown headed cowbird chromosome Z, BPBGC_Mater_1.1, whole genome shotgun sequence genomic region:
- the ANXA1 gene encoding annexin A1, translating to MAMVSEFLKQAWFIDNQEQECIKSSKGIRGVQTYPNFDPSADVVALDRAITVKGVDEATIIDILTKRTNAQRQQIKAAYQQAKGKSLEEALKKALKGHLEDVVVALLKTPAQFDAEELRASMKGLGTDEDTLIEILASRNNQEIREASRYYKEVLKRDLTQDIISDTSGDFQKALVALAKADRCENPHVNDELADNDARALYEAGEKRKGTDTGVFVTVLTTRSYPHLRRVFQKYTKYSKHDMNKVLDLELKGDIENCLTALVKCATSKPAFFAEKLHLAMKGSGTRHKDLIRIMVSRHEVDLNEIKGYYKSLYGISLRQAIMDELKGDYETILVALCGSDN from the exons AAGAGCTCAAAAGGTATCCGTGGAGTACAGACATACCCAAATTTTGATCCATCAGCTGATGTTGTTGCTTTGGACAGAGCTATTACTGTAAAAG gTGTGGATGAAGCCACAATCATTGACATCTTGACTAAGAGAACAAATGCTCAGCGACAGCAGATCAAAGCTGCCTATCAGCAGGCTAAAGGAAAG AGTCTGGAAGAGGCCTTGAAAAAAGCTCTGAAAGGCCATCTAGAAGATGTTGTTGTGGCTCTGCTGAAAACTCCAGCTCAATTTGATGCTGAAGAATTAAGAGCCTCTATGAAG GGGCTTGGAACTGATGAAGATACCTTAATTGAGATTCTGGCCTCAAGAAACAACCAAGAGATCAGAGAAGCCAGCAGATACTACAAGGAAG TGCTGAAGAGAGATCTGACACAAGACATCATCTCTGACACATCTGGAGACTTTCAAAAGGCTTTGGTTGCTCTAGCCAAG GCTGACCGATGTGAAAACCCTCACGTGAATGATGAACTTGCTGACAATGATGCCAGG GCCTTGTatgaagcaggagagaaaaggaaaggaacagaTACTGGTGTGTTTGTAACTGTTCTTACTACAAGAAGCTACCCACATCTTCGAAGGG TCTTTCAGAAGTACACCAAATACAGCAAGCATGACATGAACAAGGTACTGGATTTGGAGCTGAAAGGTGATATTGAGAATTGCCTCACTGCCCTTG TAAAGTGTGCCACAAGCAAGCCAGCTTTCTTTGCAGAAAAACTCCATTTGGCAATGAAG GGTTCTGGGACCCGGCACAAAGACCTCATCAGAATCATGGTCTCGCGCCATGAGGTGGATCTGAATGAGATCAAAGGCTATTACAAGAGTCTCTATGGCATCTCCCTCCGCCAAGCCATCATG GATGAACTCAAAGGGGATTATGAAACCATCCTGGTGGCTTTATGTGGAAGTGATAACTAA